Below is a window of Escherichia coli DSM 30083 = JCM 1649 = ATCC 11775 DNA.
GAGCCGCTGCCGTTGCTTTCGCAGGTGGCGGAACGCTGCCGCGAACACGGGATGATGGCGAATATCGAAATCAAACCCACCACTGGCACTGGACCATTAACGGGCAAAACGGTGGCGTTGGCGGCACGCGAACTGTGGACCGGTATGACGCCGCCGCTGCTGTCATCGTTTGAGATTGATGCTTTAGAAGCCGCGCAACAGGCAGCACCGGAACTGCCGCGTGGTTTATTGCTTGATGAATGGCGCGACGACTGGCGAGAATTGACCGCGCGACTGGGCTGCGTCTCTATTCATCTCAATCATAAGTTGCTCGATAAAGCGCGAGTGATGCAGTTGAAAGATGCCGGATTACGGATTCTGGTTTATACCGTCAATAAACCCCAGCGCGCGGCAGAGTTGCTGCGCTGGGGCGTGGATTGCATCTGTACCGATGCGATTGACGTGATTGGTCCGAACTTTACGGCCCAATAGTTTTCAACGGAATGTCAGGCTGCGGCGTGCTGGGCTGATTCAGCATGTCGCCGTTTCTCCTCTCCGGCAGCATATGCTGCTGATTCAACGAACTATCCGGATTACGGTTGCTGTTTAACATCCCGCCGTTGGTGTTGGGCAGCATTTGCTGCCGGGCGGGATTTCGCTCCCCCGGCTGTGACTGCAACACCCGCTGAGAATTATTGTTTATCTGGTTTTCTAAATGCTGCTGTTGCAGCTGCGTTTGCGTTTTCAGTTGCTGGTTCAGCATCCCTTTTTGCTGGATTTGCTGCGTCTGCATTTGAGTTTGCATCCGCTGCTGGCTGGGGATCTGATATCCCGGCTGGTTAGGGTTGTTCAGAGTATTAATGGGCTGTGCAAAGCCGACAAACGGCAGGAGTGCCGTCAAAAGCAGAAGTCGTTTCATCGCGTATCCTCCTCTGAAGATATTCTTTAAGTTTACTCGCTTCCCGGCAAAACGATGATTAATTCAGAGTTATATACCAGGCTTAGCTGGGGTTGCCCCTTAATCTCTGGAGAATAACGATGATAAAACCGACGTTTTTACGCCGGGTGGCCATTGCTGCTCTGCTCACAGGAAGTTGTTTTAGTACGGTAGCCGCGCCACCTGTTTCTTATGGTGTGGAGGAAGATGTCTTTCATCCGGTACGCGCTAAGCAGGGAATGGTGGCGTCTGTAGATGCTACTGCCACTCAGGTGGGGGTGGATATCCTCAAGGAGGGCGGGAATGCCGTTGATGCCGCCGTGGCGGTGGGCTACGCGCTGGCAGTAACGCATCCGCAGGCAGGGAATCTGGGCGGCGGTGGTTTTATGCTGATCCGCTCGAAAAATGGCAATACCACGGCTATCGATTTCCGCGAAATGGCACCCGCCAAAGCGACCCGCGATATGTTCCTCGATGATCAGGGCAACCCGGACAGCAAAAAATCACTCACTTCGCATCTGGCTTCCGGCACACCCGGTACGGTAGCGGGTTTCTCGTTGGCGCTGGATAAATACGGCACCATGCCGTTGAATAAAGTGGTGCAACCGGCGTTTAAACTGGCACGCGATGGTTTTATCGTTAACGACGCGCTGGCTGACGATCTCAAAACCTACGGCAGTGAAGTGCTGCCGAACCACGAAAACAGCAAAGCTATCTTCTGGAAAGAGGGCGAACCGCTGAAAAAGGGCGACAAGCTGGTGCAGGCGAACCTGGCAAAGAGCCTGGAGATGATTGCCGAAAACGGCCCGGATGAATTCTACAAAGGCACGATAGCGGAACAGATTGCCCAGGAGATGCAGAAAAACGGTGGCTTGATCAGCAAAGAAGATTTAGCGGCATATAAAGCGGTCGAACGCACACCGATAAGCGGCGATTATCGCGGGTATCAGGTTTACTCCATGCCACCGCCATCTTCCGGCGGTATTCATATCGTACAAATCCTCAATATTCTGGAAAACTTCGATATGCAGAAGTACGGCTTTGGCAGTGCCGACGCGATGCAAATCATGGCAGAAGCTGAGAAATACGCCTATGCCGACCGCTCGGAATATCTTGGCGACCCGGATTTTGTCAAAGTACCGTGGCAGGCGCTGACCAATAAAGCCTATGCCAAATCTATTGCCGATCAAATCGATATCAATAAAGCGAAGCCATCCAGCGAAATTCGTCCTGGCAAGCTTGCGCCTTATGAGAGTAATCAAACTACCCATTACTCAGTAGTGGATAAAGACGGTAACGCCGTGGCGGTGACCTATACGCTGAATACCACCTTCGGTACGGGCATTGTCGCGGGCGAGAGCGGTATTCTGCTTAATAACCAAATGGATGATTTCTCCGCCAAACCAGGCGTACCGAACGTTTACGGGCTGGTGGGCGGTGATGCCAACGCCGTCGGGCCGAATAAACGCCCGCTGTCGTCGATGTCACCAACCATTGTGGTCAAGGATGGTAAAACCTGGCTGGTCACCGGAAGCCCAGGCGGTAGCCGGATTATCACCACTGTGCTGCAAATGGTGGTGAATAGCATCGATTATGGAATGAACGTCGCCGAAGCGACCAATGCGCCGCGTTTCCACCATCAGTGGTTGCCGGACGAGCTGCGTGTCGAAAAAGGGTTTAGCCCGGATACGATCAAGCTGCTGGAAGCAAAAGGTCAGAAAGTGGCGCTGAAAGAGGCGATGGGCAGTACACAAAGCATTATGATTGGGCCGGACGGTGAGCTGTACGGTGCATCCGACCCGCGCTCGGTGGATGATTTAACGGCGGGGTATTAAGGTTAGCGGCCCTCTTAGTGGGAAGAGGGCCGTATTGTCAGGGCAAGCCGAAGG
It encodes the following:
- the yhhA gene encoding DUF2756 family protein, which produces MKRLLLLTALLPFVGFAQPINTLNNPNQPGYQIPSQQRMQTQMQTQQIQQKGMLNQQLKTQTQLQQQHLENQINNNSQRVLQSQPGERNPARQQMLPNTNGGMLNSNRNPDSSLNQQHMLPERRNGDMLNQPSTPQPDIPLKTIGP
- the ugpQ gene encoding glycerophosphodiester phosphodiesterase, with amino-acid sequence MSNWPYPRIVAHRGGGKLAPENTLAAIDVGAKYGHKMIEFDAKLSKDGEIFLLHDDNLERTSNGWGVAGELNWQDLLRVDAGSWYSKAFKGEPLPLLSQVAERCREHGMMANIEIKPTTGTGPLTGKTVALAARELWTGMTPPLLSSFEIDALEAAQQAAPELPRGLLLDEWRDDWRELTARLGCVSIHLNHKLLDKARVMQLKDAGLRILVYTVNKPQRAAELLRWGVDCICTDAIDVIGPNFTAQ
- the ggt gene encoding gamma-glutamyltransferase, whose product is MIKPTFLRRVAIAALLTGSCFSTVAAPPVSYGVEEDVFHPVRAKQGMVASVDATATQVGVDILKEGGNAVDAAVAVGYALAVTHPQAGNLGGGGFMLIRSKNGNTTAIDFREMAPAKATRDMFLDDQGNPDSKKSLTSHLASGTPGTVAGFSLALDKYGTMPLNKVVQPAFKLARDGFIVNDALADDLKTYGSEVLPNHENSKAIFWKEGEPLKKGDKLVQANLAKSLEMIAENGPDEFYKGTIAEQIAQEMQKNGGLISKEDLAAYKAVERTPISGDYRGYQVYSMPPPSSGGIHIVQILNILENFDMQKYGFGSADAMQIMAEAEKYAYADRSEYLGDPDFVKVPWQALTNKAYAKSIADQIDINKAKPSSEIRPGKLAPYESNQTTHYSVVDKDGNAVAVTYTLNTTFGTGIVAGESGILLNNQMDDFSAKPGVPNVYGLVGGDANAVGPNKRPLSSMSPTIVVKDGKTWLVTGSPGGSRIITTVLQMVVNSIDYGMNVAEATNAPRFHHQWLPDELRVEKGFSPDTIKLLEAKGQKVALKEAMGSTQSIMIGPDGELYGASDPRSVDDLTAGY